CATATTTCTTATGATGTATACGGTGAACTCAGCTTTGCTACATTGTGAGAAAAGATTTCTCAGTGTCGGTTTAGCCCCCGCTGTTGTTAATGTGCTTTGGATTCTTACGGTATTTCTCGCAAGACATAGCGATCCACGAAAACGTATTGTCGGATTATCAGTAATCCTTGTCATAGGGTTTATTTTAGAGTGGTTTGTTACCGTGCCTGGCGTGAGGAAGTTTTTAAAAACAGCAACAACCCTGCCTAAAGAACGGGATAGTATAAAAGCTTTGATAGCTCCGCTATCGTTAGGATTGCTCTCTATGGGAGTTTTCCAAATAAATCTTCTAACTGATATGTGTTTGGCCCGCTACATACATGAGGTTGGCCCGCTATATTTAATGTATTCCATACGGATACAACAACTGCCTGTACACCTGTTTGGTCTCGGAGTCTTTACCGTTCTTTTGCCCTCTATTTCTCGATGCGTTCAAGAAGATAATAATGAAGAAGGTTACGAACTTATGAAGTTCGCTTTGAATCTTACAGTTTCTGTAATGGTAATTATGACCATGGGATTGCTCCTCCTTGCGCTTCCTGGAGTTCGTGTACTCTATGAGCATGGTTTATTCCCAACTAGTGCTGTACATGCTATCGTCCAGGTCCTACGCGGATATAGTGGAAGCATCATTCCCATGGCGCTTATTCCTTTGATTTCTGTGCTTTTTTATGCACGGCGTCACTACACTATACCTTTAGTTATCGGAATTATAGCTGCTATAGCTAATATGATACTCAATGTAGTTTTTGGTTGTTGGTTGATAAAACATGTTTCAGGATTAGCTTACGCAACTTCTCTTGTTTCCTGGGCACAACTATATTTTCTCTGGCAATATGCATCAAAAAAACATCCCACATATTCTGGATTAATGTGGATTACATTTAAACGTTCTATAAAGGTTGTTGGGGTGGCGTGTTTAGCCTTCACAGTTACTCTAGGGGTTAATATTCTTACGCATACTACATATGTAATTTTCCTTAGCCCTATTACACCATTACCTTGGTCTTTATCATCTTTTGTAGCGCAAAGCGCTGCTTTTTTCTCCGAAAGCGTCATTTTCTTGGCTTTTTTGTTCGGTTTTGCAAAACTGCTTCGGGTAGAAGATCTTGTAAACTTAACATCTTTTCAATATTGGAAAGGACGCCGAAGCTCTTTGCATAATTCACCAGTTATGCAAGATAGTCAGAATTAGCGAGTTGTTTCCTCCTTTCTCATTTGCAACTGTTTGGTTAGGGTTGTCCAAATAACCATCCTTTTCGATCTTCTCATATTGAATAATTAAATCGACGCTAAGGAAACTATGAAAAAATATATTTATCAATGGTTAGTGTGCATGACCCTATCGACAGTAGTGTCTCAAGGGTTTGCAAGTACACCTTCTGGAATGCAGAGAACGAACGATTCTCAAACATTTATGAACTTAGATGATGTGAAGGCGTATTTAGATACTCGTGGTTTTGTAGAAACCAGAAAACGAGGTGGAGTTTTAAAATTAGCTGGTGATGTACGTGTTAAATGGATTCATGCTAGAGAAGATATAAAGACACCTCCTACTCAGCCAGATAAATATAAACCATTGCCAGTGAATCGCTACCGCAGTGAATTTAATCTCTATGTAGATTACAACGCTGATAGAACTTGGCTAACTTCAGAAATGAGTTGGGCAGCAATTGCTGGAGGCGAGTCTTCGGCTGCTGGTATGGATATTGATAGAGCGTTCTTGGGATACCGTTTCTATGAAAATTCAGAATCTCGTACAGAACTCTTTGCAGAAATTGGCCGATCTTCTTTAGGTAGTATTTTTGAATCAGAAGTTCAATTTAATAGTAACTTCGACGGTCTCCATCTTTATGCAACTCGTCGTCTCAGCGAACGTTTTCCTTATAATGTAATCATCCATGGTGGACCGTTCGTAGTAAATATGGCAAAAAAACATTATGCATGGGTTGTTGAAGGTATTGTTAATAAACTACCAGGAAATTTCTCTGTTAAATGTAGTGTTATTGATTGGAATTCCTTCTCTCCTTCAGAAGCTCCAGATCCTGCGAAAACAGCAACAGGTCCTGTCGCTGCTAATTTGAAGTATAAATATTGTGTATGGCAATGGTTAGTTGGCAAACACTCTCAATTGCCTTGGTTCCATGGAAAGAAAAAACCTTTATATGTCTATGGTGCTTATTTGACAAACACCTTAGCTAAAGCAACTACAACAACCTTAAATGAAAAGCAAAATAGGGCTTGGTTCGTTGGAGGAACTTTAGGTAGATTACGAAAAGCTGGAGATTGGTCAGCAACAGTACGTTATGAATACGTAGAAGCTTTGGCAATTCCTGAAATCGATGTTTCTGGTATCGGAAGAGGAAATCAGTTGAAGTACTGGTTCGCTCAAGCGATTGCTGGGAAATATGATCCTAAAGAAGCTAACGGATTTACGAACTATAAAGGTGCTTCCTATCTTCTTATGTACGGAATCACAGATTCCTTATCTTTCAGAGCTTATGGAGCTTATTCCAAGCCTGCAGATAGCCGTTTAGGTAGTGACTTTACCTACAGAAAGTTCGATCTCGGGTTAATTTCCGCATTTTAATTTGATTTTAATAAAATCTTTAAAAATAGCTCACGTCTAATTAAAAGATGTGAGCTTTTTTTTTATGTTTTATAATGAAGAAAAGATTTTATTAGTTTTTTATTATTATGGTTAATCCTGTTGGCCCTATAGATGAATCAAAAAACATTGCTCCTGCAGACCTATCTACCTTAGGTATGGAGGCTAGCGCAGCAAATCGCAGCTCAGAAGCTGAAGCGATATCCGGAGCCGAGGGCAAGCCCGGACCGTCTCAGCCTTCCGTAGAAACCGTAGGACGACTCAGGTTTTTAAGTTCGGCAAGAAGTGCTCTGTCTAACTTTTTCGACAAAATAGCGGCTTTCTTTTCAGGAAAAACGATTCCTTCAAGTTTTGATGAGGCTAAGACGCAAGCAAGTACAGCCAAAGGCAATCTAGAAAGCGCACAGACCTATGATCAATTTAAGACTGCTTTAAAAGAGCTCCAAGATGCTATTAAATATATGGAACAATTAGCTACTACTGATGAGCAGAAAGGAGTGGCTAATACTTGGAAAACAGAGCTCGCGGCTAAACAAGATACTATCGATAAAATTAATCAATTGGGCAGCATCCTCGATGAGAATAAAAAGCTTTTAGAAGCGATAAAGACTACCTCGTCTATTGATCAGGTTACGGGTGCCGCTGGACAGATAGAAGTCAATAAGACAGCTGCCACAGCACTTATTGAAGAGTTAAAAAAGGCGGGCGTTAACTATCCTGTGATAGATAATCTTGAGACCAGTATCACAACTTCTGGAACAGAAGTTACTAAATTAGCCTCTGCCTTAATGGAGGCCTATGCTGCCGGGAAAAACAGTACCGCAGCTGTTGGACAGGCACAGGCAAACAACAGTCCTGCGAATATAGAAGCTTCTAAGCAGACTATCGAAGAAGCAAAAAAAGCCATAGATGCTGCTCTCGCTTTAGCGCCAAACTCTCCTATAGCTAAAGCAGCTCAAAAGGAACAGCAACAAGCAGCAAAAGATATTCTCAATGTTAAGCCCAGTGGGGGTAGTGATGTGCCTATCGGGGGACCTGGAGCTCCTAGTAGTGTGGGGACTTCTCAAAATCGTGGAGCTACCCTAGGAGAAGTACGTGTATCAATGTTACTTGCCGATGTTGATAACGAAACCGCAGCAATAATCATGCAAGGTTTCAGAAATATGATCGATAACTTCCATGCTCAAAACTCTGATTTTACAGCGCCATTGGAAGAGGTTATGAATCAAGTAACCGACTTATCAACCCAGATCAATCCTGCCGATGCAGAGGCTACAGCACAACTACAAGAAATACAGCAAGCTCTACAAGACGCTCTTCAAGGAACGGCAGGTCAAGATGGTATGATCAATGCCTTAGGAGCAATAACAACAGCAGCTTCGATTTCTACAGGAGCTCCAGTTGCTTCTGCAAATCAAGGTGGGTCAGCTGTAAAGCAGCTTTACAAAACAGGATCTACTGCTTCAAGTTCTAAATCTTACGCAGATTCTTTATCTGCGGGTTATGGCGCATATCAATCTCTAAATGATGTTTATTCACGTAGTAGCGCGTCTAATCGTGAGGTTTTAGATCGGACATCTACTCCAGCATTAACACAGACAGTTTCTAGAACAGAAACTCGACCTCGTGATAACGATAACGCTGCTCAACGTTTTGCAAGAACTATAGCGGGAAATAGCAATACTCT
This portion of the Chlamydia crocodili genome encodes:
- a CDS encoding lipid II flippase MurJ; its protein translation is MNKKDGQGSVASSLFNLLSGTFFSRVTGMLREIVMAAYFGADPLVAAFWLAFRTIFFLRKILGGPILGLAFIPHFEFLRAQDTSRAAFFFKSFSRFFCLNACVFTLVIEMGLGTWLYYAHGNTADALQLTMILLPSGIFLMMYTVNSALLHCEKRFLSVGLAPAVVNVLWILTVFLARHSDPRKRIVGLSVILVIGFILEWFVTVPGVRKFLKTATTLPKERDSIKALIAPLSLGLLSMGVFQINLLTDMCLARYIHEVGPLYLMYSIRIQQLPVHLFGLGVFTVLLPSISRCVQEDNNEEGYELMKFALNLTVSVMVIMTMGLLLLALPGVRVLYEHGLFPTSAVHAIVQVLRGYSGSIIPMALIPLISVLFYARRHYTIPLVIGIIAAIANMILNVVFGCWLIKHVSGLAYATSLVSWAQLYFLWQYASKKHPTYSGLMWITFKRSIKVVGVACLAFTVTLGVNILTHTTYVIFLSPITPLPWSLSSFVAQSAAFFSESVIFLAFLFGFAKLLRVEDLVNLTSFQYWKGRRSSLHNSPVMQDSQN
- a CDS encoding cell surface protein — translated: MVNPVGPIDESKNIAPADLSTLGMEASAANRSSEAEAISGAEGKPGPSQPSVETVGRLRFLSSARSALSNFFDKIAAFFSGKTIPSSFDEAKTQASTAKGNLESAQTYDQFKTALKELQDAIKYMEQLATTDEQKGVANTWKTELAAKQDTIDKINQLGSILDENKKLLEAIKTTSSIDQVTGAAGQIEVNKTAATALIEELKKAGVNYPVIDNLETSITTSGTEVTKLASALMEAYAAGKNSTAAVGQAQANNSPANIEASKQTIEEAKKAIDAALALAPNSPIAKAAQKEQQQAAKDILNVKPSGGSDVPIGGPGAPSSVGTSQNRGATLGEVRVSMLLADVDNETAAIIMQGFRNMIDNFHAQNSDFTAPLEEVMNQVTDLSTQINPADAEATAQLQEIQQALQDALQGTAGQDGMINALGAITTAASISTGAPVASANQGGSAVKQLYKTGSTASSSKSYADSLSAGYGAYQSLNDVYSRSSASNREVLDRTSTPALTQTVSRTETRPRDNDNAAQRFARTIAGNSNTLGDVYASVGVLQTLLGVLQNNPQANEEEIKQKLTSAITKAPQSGYPHVQISNDATQKFITKLEDEFARGSKRLAEAKEAAFEKQPLFIQQVLVNIASLFSGYLQ